CACGCATTGGTAACAGGTTAGAGTTAAACTTAATTGCTTGTTAAACTTAATTATTAATCTAAAAGAACAGTACTGATGattttttccttaatttcaGCAAGAGATCGACTGTATTACTCAACACAAACAAAGATCATGTCCACCGACGCCAGAACTGCCCGAATTTCTAATTGTATCCGAGAAAAGCTTTCTGGGCTATCAGATACTGGCATTAGGGCGGCATCAAATGAGCGATGCATATTCAAGGTCCGTGAGAGAATACAAAGTCAAATCGAAGGGCCATATGAACCACAAATGGTTTCAATCGGACCTTATCACCGCGGTAAGCCGGGGTTGCAATTAATGGAAAAGTATAAGCTGATTTACTTGAAACAGCTTCTTCAGCGAACAGGTGAGGGAAATCTAGAGATTTGCGTTGCGGCCATGGCAAATCTTGAAGGAGTAGCTCAGAGTTGGTACTCCGATGAAAAGATCAGTCATGATGGTGACGACGGCTTTGTGGAGATGATGCTTCTTGATGGCTGCTTCATACTCGAGCTGGTATGGAAAATTAATCTCCCCACACAATCTACAGATGGCATTTTATCGGACGCACTATTCATAGACCTATTAGGAATCGAAAATCAAGTCCCTTTCTTCATCCTTGTTGAATTGTTTCACAAGACCAACTCTGACTCTGGCGCCAGAAGCAAATTTAATGATTCGGCTCAGCGTCTAATTGATTTCATAATTCTTGCTTGTGACAGCACAGAGAATGAATATGTTGTTGATGATGATCAGGTCATTCATCTACTTGACCTTGTCTACAAAGCCCGGACCTCTTCGTTTGCTGCAAAATTTATTGCTCTTGGTCCAAGGATTGGTATTCCGGAGGATGATCCTTTCTCACTGTATCATATAACTTCTGCCAGTGAATTACAAGAAATTAATGCGGTTGAGTTCGTAGATAGTGGGAAAGGACCATGGCTTGAGATTACTTGGGAAAATGGTGTGGTAAAAATCCCTCgttttatggttcatgttgatacAGAACGTCTGCTCAGAAACTTAATTCGCTACGAACAGCATTACACCCGTCATCATAAGGGCACGAGGGAGCATATAAATGATTATGCAATATTCATGGGAAGTCTCATAAAGTCTGCTAGGGACGTTGAGGTACTGCGTCACAGTAAAATTATTATCAACAAGTTGAATGATGATCAGGCTGTCTCTACCATGTTTCGTCAGGTCAGCGGAGGTATTTACCCCGGCAAAGGCTTTTGTTACGCGGGTGTATTCAGTGAAGTGGAAAAGTATGCCAAAAGATGGTGGACGAAGCTCAGGAGGACCTACTTCAACACCCCCTGGTCCCCCATTTCATTTGTTGCTGCAGTTGTTGGGCTTATCCTGACTTTTCTCCAGACCTTTTATGCCATCCGGCCAGTGGGAAGAAATTAGTAGTAACAAAACTACTAAACTAGTCATATCGGCCACATGCTAAGGGCGTTTGTTTGGTCTGAATAttgtttgtctttctttttcaacacaACCTAAAAGACTTTCATCACCATCTATAAGTTGTGCTATCAGTCAagtttcttgtattttcagtaTCTcatggaaaagaaataaaaatcgTGTGTGTTTGTTTTGGTTTTGATGATATGTAATGTTTTTATTAATATTAATCCTCGGATACAATATATCTCTGCTTTCACTGTTTCAATGTCATCATTTCGCCTGGTTTGGTATCATCAGTTACCCAATATGACTTTTTCAAAGCTATTTCTGGTTCACAGATTGTGCAACTATCTCTATTTTACTGCATGCATGGAAATCATTACGATCAGAGGCAGGAGAAAAATTGAAGAACCCTCAAAACTTTATGCACCAGctccttaattttctaatgTCTCTAGTTGCTTTTCGTAAAGATTTACACCAGCTCACTTCTCCAATAAACAAATCTTGATACAACAATGCTACACCAAAATCCGAAAGCTGATatatacttttcttttctttttttggagcAAAAGCTGATATCCACTTACAActctaaaaaaaagaagaataatgaaACTACTACCTATTTTTTAGATTTTGTGTTTTGTTTTCCGTATAAACACATGCAACCCTATATCAGAAAAAGTAATCAGTTAGATGTTTGACAAATACATGCTTAGTGGGCTAGGTTTTCAAATAAAGTACTGAATCAAACAAGAAGGGCAACCGACAATTGAGCATCCAGGGGCAACACTGAAAGCGCGATATTTGCTATTTACAATTTGATCTTCTAGCCTCAtttaaggaaaggaaaaaaaaataaaggaatacTATAAATTAGGACAAAATAGAGGAAGGTGCAAACTCCAATTTTCTTTAGACGTATTTGGAAGTACCCCTACAAAATATATACTAGTCGGGAGGGAAATCCGACCCTAATTTATTTTACCATAAAACACAGTCAACAAGAAAATACAGCCCGTTTTCAATTTCCAGAGTGAGATCTTAATTCTAGCATTTGGCACTGAAACACTTAAAAAGTGAAACACTTAATTCTAGCATTTGTGTAGGTCAAGGGATCGAATTCCTTGGCTTACATTCTTATTCAggattttctgaaaatttcatCGGCAGATACAAATGCATCTGTCTGATCCAGTGATAGTTCAGTTCTTTTTAGGGTCCTCATTGACGCCTTGGGTCCACCCATTTTCCTTAGTGTAAAGCAAAAGTAGGTATAGAATAAAATTTATTGTGTAAAAAAAAAGCCCACCCCATTTGTCTCCTTATTGTCTCTCTGCTAGCCATGCAACAAAGTCCAATATAAAACGAAAATTGGATGTCAATGaccaataacattttttttttgtcaatacaGTGTGTATCCCAACTTTGCCGGGCTAATCACCCTGTACCTGAAGTATCCCGCCCCCCAAGAGTACCCAAGTATTAAGAGAGGTTCGAATCCTAGACCTTGGGACCTGAATGGCTACCCCAAAACCAGATGATCTAACCCTGAGGGGCGTCAATGACCAATAACATATTAGCAACAAATTGAGTTCAACTGCATTCTCATCGTTAAATTTCCCACTTAACAAAGAATTACTCCTACCAAGATTTCTGAAGAAAATGAAGGCCTTTATGTAgaccacaatttttttttaaaaaaaatctgacTAAGAATGTTGCAATTATATTCCTTAGAGATGGCCTTGGTCTAGAAATCTAGAGTACAACGATCAAAAAACATAAATTCACCCGCCcgtacaagtttttttttttttgggcctcCACGAAATTAGATCAACAAAAAGGGTTATCCCCTCCTTCCTTAATCTATGAACAGGAGAATAAGATGGAAGCCATACTAACAATGTTTTTAATTCCTtcccccaaaaaagaaaaatttttggcagTTTTTTCTCTTAAAAATTCTTTAAACTAAAGTCATGTTGCATCATATTTTTCATACCTCAAATCGATTGTGGATTCATTCCAATTTAAACCCatcaatttgttttgtaatttcCACTTTTC
This Coffea arabica cultivar ET-39 chromosome 3e, Coffea Arabica ET-39 HiFi, whole genome shotgun sequence DNA region includes the following protein-coding sequences:
- the LOC113737092 gene encoding UPF0481 protein At3g47200-like, whose product is MSTDARTARISNCIREKLSGLSDTGIRAASNERCIFKVRERIQSQIEGPYEPQMVSIGPYHRGKPGLQLMEKYKLIYLKQLLQRTGEGNLEICVAAMANLEGVAQSWYSDEKISHDGDDGFVEMMLLDGCFILELVWKINLPTQSTDGILSDALFIDLLGIENQVPFFILVELFHKTNSDSGARSKFNDSAQRLIDFIILACDSTENEYVVDDDQVIHLLDLVYKARTSSFAAKFIALGPRIGIPEDDPFSLYHITSASELQEINAVEFVDSGKGPWLEITWENGVVKIPRFMVHVDTERLLRNLIRYEQHYTRHHKGTREHINDYAIFMGSLIKSARDVEVLRHSKIIINKLNDDQAVSTMFRQVSGGIYPGKGFCYAGVFSEVEKYAKRWWTKLRRTYFNTPWSPISFVAAVVGLILTFLQTFYAIRPVGRN